One window from the genome of Diceros bicornis minor isolate mBicDic1 chromosome 1, mDicBic1.mat.cur, whole genome shotgun sequence encodes:
- the IL13 gene encoding interleukin-13, which yields MSAKAGLLSHGRTAQPRRPPRQGSEEAGSSAASPGGCAPRDMRATPRRCAQLLGALEGPRVQPGPCPAWPSHPLLPPLLLALSSMALWLTVVIALTCLGGLASPGPVPSSKGLTELINELVNITQNQASLCNGSMVWSVNLTAETYCAALESLNDISNCSAIVRTRRMLTALCRHKPSAGQVSRERIRDTKIEVIELAKDLLNNVRKTYRHGEFN from the exons ATGAGCGCCAAGGCGGGTCTCCTGAGCCACGGCCGGACGGCGCAGCCCCGACGCCCTCCGAGGCAGGGCAGCGAAGAGGCGGGCAGCTCGGCCGCGTCCCCCGGAGGATGCGCGCCACGGGACATGCGCGCCACCCCTCGCCGGTGCGCACAGCTGCTCGGGGCGCTGGAGGGCCCGCGTGTCCAGCCcggcccctgccctgcctggccctCGCACCCACTACTTCCACCTTTGC TGTTGGCTCTGAGCTCCATGGCGCTCTGGTTGACCGTGGTCATTGCTCTCACCTGCCTTGGCGGCCTTGCCTCCCCGGGACCCGTGCCTTCCTCCAAAGGCCTCACGGAGCTCATTAATGAGCTGGTCAACATTACCCAGAACCAG GCCTCCCTCTGCAATGGCAGCATGGTGTGGAGCGTCAACCTGACAGCTGAGACG TACTGTGCAGCCCTGGAATCCCTGAACGACATCTCCAACTGCAGCGCCATCGTAAGGACCCGGAGGATGCTGACTGCACTCTGCCGTCACAAGCCCTCAGCCGGG CAGGTTTCCCGTGAGCGCATCCGAGACACCAAAATTGAAGTGATCGAGTTGGCAAAAGACCTGCTCAACAATGTGAGGAAAACTTATCGCCACGGAGAGTTCAACTGA